AAAAACTGTGAAGGTTTTCAAGAGTCAGGAGGCCTCTGGTGGAGGTGATGAAGGAGAGCAGTCTGAAGGGAGCATCCTTAAAAAACAAGATCAACATTCCCAAGCAAAGGCTAGTCTTGAGGAACCAACACAAGCTTTTGGCCACCTTGAAGATGACTGGGACTTTATGCCCACACAAGCATATGGTAACATCCCACTCACTTTGAGTCTATTTATCTCATTCTTTAATTTCTTCATAGTATTTTATACATCagatttatggatttaatacttTTTCCAGAACTTTATAATgtttcaaaaaattttttttagttagctgttgtttattttttgtttgttttgtgtttgtttaaattgactATTGTGTAATCACTGAATATTTTGAAGATACAATAAGAAGGTTATGATTATTCAAAATTTATCACATGTACAACTTAAATTGGTggttaaattttagttttttttaaagccagTATACAAACATTAAAATACCCCATAGCTTTTTACACCTGAATGCTAGTTTTAATAGAAAAATGTATGAAAGTTACACATTTGCAAACATTTACTCCTTCAATATTCTTCAAAACTGCCCTTAATGCCCTTAcctcaaaatattgtttttgcctatttattttttctatgtcaaactaattgttttaagcaaaattatgccaaaaaatatatatcattagaGTTTAACTTTTAACTTTCAGGAGCTGCCAGTACTAGTGCTGTTCTAAAGCCAAAGCGGCTTGATCTTGAGGCTACACAGGCGTATGGaatagagacagacagagaggagGAACAGGAGGAGCCACTGAGCCATATCCAACCTTACACTAACCTCTCTACTGCTGAAACTCAACTCATCCCTGTTGCAAAGCCTGGTGATTATGctgaggaggaggatgaagagaCACCAAATGACTCTCACCTCTCCACAGCAGACACAGTAATTATTGCCAGCACCCCGAGAAGAGAGGAGCAGACTCAGGCCTTTTCTCTTTTCACAGCTCAAACGCAACTCGTCTGGGAGGGAGAAGGCAAAGAAGTTGATCAAAGTGAGCCCACCCAGCTGATAGAAGCTGAATCAAATGATGAAATGCAGGAGGGTGAAAATGAGGAAATGATTAAACAAGGGATGAAAACCCATGGTACCGGAGCAGTTCAAAATAGTAAAAACTCCAGCTCCTATCTTATAATTCCTGAAACTCAGCCTATGTGTGAGGATGAAGAAGCAATAGATGCAGATCTGAGTGGGGATGAATTTCAGAAACCAAGTATTAGCAAACAGGATAAGAAATATGATACTTCACATTATGATAAAAACATCCCCAGCTCCCATGTCACTCTAGCAGAAACACAACCAATGTGTGATGATGATGAATTACCAGGTCAGGATGATGTATTGAGCAGTGTTCAAACAGAAAAACATGTCAGTTCCCATATTTCCATTGCTGAAACAAAACCTATGTTTGAGGAAGAAGAGGTGCAAGATGATGACCTGAAAACTGAGGCCAGCAGAAGACATACTGACAAAGATGAACCTGTGCATTATACTGAAGAAGCTTCGACCTCTGGTTTTTCCATTTCCAAAACACAACCTGTTTGCGGAGAAAATGTGAGACAGGAGCTCAGAAGCAAGACATCTAGCAGAAGATCATGCAGGGGTCTATCAAAAAAAGGTAAGGATGTCCCATTGCCTGATGAAGCTGTGTCCAGTCCCGCTATCACAGAAACACAACCGATCTGCATGGAAGAAAAAGCACCAGATGACAATCTTAAGGGTGAAGTCAGCTCTGGGAGTACAAGACAACAAGCAGGTGAGTTCAAGTCTACAGAGCTTGCTGAAACAGAGTCTATAAGTGATGAACAGCAGGCACCAGGAGAAGATATGCCTGATGCGGCTAGACCCAGGCGGATAGATGAAGATAACTCCATAGAGTTTCAAAAGCCCTCTATCTCCCATTTCACCATTGATGAAACGCAGCCTGTGGTTGAGGAAAATGAGGGACATGAGAAAATGTTCAGCAACAAGACAGCAAGCAGAAGGTCATGCAGAGGAAAGGCGAAGAAAGAAGAGGAGGTTTCACAAACTGCTGAGACTGCTGAAAACCAACCAATTCCTGAAGAACTTATTGAAAGAGCTGAGCTGAATAGTGAAGTCAAATCCAGGAGATCCCGCAGGACAAGACTTATAAAGGAAGACAAGGTTCCACAACCTTCTGATGTGGTTATCGGTTCTGTTTCCACCATATCAAAAACGCTGTCTGTTTATGAGGATGAGACTGAAAGAGATGAAGATCTGAGTGTGATTAGATCCAAAAGATCTTGCAGAGGACGACAAAAAGATGAAGGTGAACCTCCAAAGGCTGCTGAACTAAACGCTGGTCTCACGGTGGTTGAAGCACACCATATATTTGAGGAAAATGCTCAAGAAGAACCTAGTAGCAGAACTAGCAGGAGACAGGGGAAAGATAAGGCAAAGGAGGAGAGTGTAATACCTGCATCTAGTAAAGCCCAAGTTAAAAGTAGAAAAGTGCAGGATGGAAAAAGAAAGAGGGGGAAAGAATTGTCTGAGGATGAGGTAGAAAGTGAAGAGGAAAAAATCATAAGGAAAGGAACCAGAAGAACTGGTTTGAAACAAAAGTGTAGTGAAAAGGAAGAAGAGGAAAGCGTGGAGGAGAGGAATGTCCaggaagagaaagaaaaaatgaagAAAGAACAGGTGGAGACAGAGAGACTACAGAAGGAAGAAAATGAGAGAAAGGAACAAGAACATGAAGAGAGTGAGAGAGCTGAAACTGAAAGACAAAAGCTTGAACAAGAGCAGAAAGAACAATTGAAAAGGGAAGAAGATGAAAAAAGACAGGAGAATGAAAGAATACAGAGGGAAAAAGATGAAGAAAGAGAAGAGAAGGAAAGGTTGGAGAAGAAGAGAAACGAGCAAGAAGATCAAAGACAAAAAGAGGAGGAAAGAATTCAAAGAGAGAaggaacaaaaagaaaaagaaatattacAGGCAGAGAAAGAACAATTAGAAAAGGAGCGGCAAGAAAATGAGGCAAGAGCACAAAAAGAAAGAGGTGAGGGGAACCTTAAGAAAGGACAAAAGAATAAGCAGTTAGACAAGAACAAATCTGAACTAGAACCTCCTCTACTTCCTCCAACCAGGCGATCACGCCGCTGTTCAAGCTCCTCTCTGAATTCTGATCAGTCTGCAACCTCACAACAGGAGCCAACCAGCCAGAGGGGTAGAGGGCGGGGTAGAGGACGGGGCCGAGGGAAACAGACAACTGGCGAGCAGCCCATCAGTGCTAGACAGTCTAGCCGTAGAGGTCCAGCTTTTGAAGTCGAAGACACAGAACAAGACTCCAGTTTAACAACCCGATCACGATCTCGCTCCAGTTCTAGAAGTTCTGAGAGATCTGCTAATAGTGTCCAGTCCTCAAATCAAGGAACAAGAGGACGAGGAAGAGGCAGGAAGAGTGTGAATCTACCACAACCTGAGGAAGTTTCCCAGACTAAACCTTCTGAAAGAGGCAGGGGGAGAAGAGGCAGGACTTCTGGTGTGGAAAATGTAGACGTCGGAATGAGCAATGAGCTTAAACAAGATGCGAAGATGGTTGAAGACAATACTGCTGTTTCCCAAACCAACAGCAGAGGTCGCAAGAGAACAGCCATCACAAGCACTACTGCAGAAGAGGCTCTTTCTCCCACACCCAAGACTCCACGGCGCTCGCTGGCTAGTCAGGCACACAAGGTCACACATCCCTTAGATTCAGACATTTGCTATCAAATTTGATCACTGTGTGGATGACAGCAACCTGTCTTCTCTCTATTAGGTGTTGTTCACTGGACTGACAGATGAGAGTGGAGAAAGAGTGGTCTCTCGGTTGGGTGGAACTCTGGCAAAAGGGGTAAACGATATGACTCACTTGGTGACTGACAAGGCGAGACGCACTGTTAAATTTTTGTGCGCTGTTGCCAGAGGGGTACCAATCGTGACTCCTGACTGGCTAAAGAAGGTGAGACAATCATTATTGATTCAAATGATGTCAATCCAAAATTGCATAGAAATATCTGAAAATTAGTGAAAGTATTACATTTAGTTTTCATctgacaaacttttttttaagtaaactgcttattcaatattttaaaaatattggcATTTGTTACATGTCAAGTAATGAATTACAAATACATGAATTACTGTGTATTTGAGTAATACAATACtgtgtacagtggtccctcgctattCGCAAAAgttgaacgcattctgtactgtatagGCGACACGgcacggaggagattgattgacataGATCTAAAGCCAATCAGCacacagaacacaatgcactAATCAGGACACAACCCAATGCGATGTAGaagaaaaagcatgtcaaattgttCAAAAAATAAATCTGCGAACTGCAAGACCATTAAAAGTGAGCCGCGTTATAGCAAGGGATCACTGCATTGAGTTTTTTCTTCAGGAATTATAATTtactaatttgttttaaaaatgtatacttttatatAAAATGAATGTATTCTTTGAGTGCTGCTTGAGCTTGGTAGTTATGGAGCCCTACATGTCAAAACTGTTGTTAGCAAGATGGCACTGTACATCAGGTATTAACCTACACCTACCCtaactcttaacccaaccatcatagttattaatgtctacacacTACCTCAACCTTAACCCAACCTTCAAAGTTATTAATGTCTAAAACTACCCCAGTTCTTAACCCAAccattatagttattaatatctacaactaccccaaccctaaacccaaccatcatagttattaatgtttacaacaggggtcaccaaacttgttcctggaggccggtgtcctgcagattttagcttcaaccctaatctaACACACCTAAACAAGATATTCAAGGTCTTACTATGTATACTTGACACACCCAGGCGGGTGTGTTGAGgattgagattggtgacccctggtctaaaactaccccaaccctaaacccaaccatcatagttttcaacgtctacaccttccccaaaccaaAACCCCACCATCTATTTTTAACGTACAGCCGCAAGTTGCGGAGGCTTTTATGCTTGACGTGCTTGCCATTGTGATGCTGTTTGCAACCACAGGGGGCAACGCCGAGTAGGCTGTCATGACAAAATTCAGGATGAAGACGTTAGCCAGGGAAGTTGCATGgtggagttgctaaatgaatgaatatattaatatattaaataaagagcttgtggataaatttggagaaaactcaTTAAAACATTTGGTGAAAATGTTCCCTGTTCCGCCATCTTGCATCTCATTGTGACATCTCGCATGGATCAATGGGATCTCGATAACTGCAAGTTACGCTTCTCTAACTTATTACATGTTACGCCCCCTCATGTTATGCCCCCATCTTGCAATCCGCAGCCAGATACACTTAAGGTTTTTACCTAATAGGTTACATGGATTTTGCCCTGATTTCTATCGGCTTATTATAGTTGCATATAGTAATGTAATTGGTTTTCACATTTAATTAATCTCacactttaatatatatttcaagTATGGCGaataatcttaaataaataaaataaaatgacactgaTGCAATCTACGTTTTTAGTTTACAGGATGTAAGGTGGATTCATTACCTAGTACACCTAGTAATACTCACTATTTTTGGGTActgtgatgctgcgttcacaccagacatagCATGCTcgtcaagtgcgagtgatttacatgttaagtcaatgcaaacgcgcgaatagacatcctgcggcgcgaatagcgtgatttatccgtGCGTTCCGAGTCTGGTGTGAAGTTAGAAGTGACATTAGAAGGGCTGTTttcactcatactttgagtagtatttaGAACAGATACATTTGCTCTATTTGCACAATATTGTTTCGCAAGTGATGGtacttttaattaaatatgatttttcagcactctttccaccactgtatgTGTAAAGGTTTTGGGTACCCACAACATATGACGTTCAGACAACCTCTGTGATGTAGCAATGATTTAGATTCCTGTGAAATGTGTGTTCTACACAGTTATGAGTAAGTACAAGCATAAATGTTTTCATAAGATGTGTAATTGAACATCCCTGTGTTCTTCCTCAGTGTGGAAAAGCTGGCCATTTCATTTCTGCTGACGATTATATATTGAAAGACATTGAGCAAGAGAAGAAGTTTGATTTCTGCTTAGAGAAGTCATTGCAAACTGCACAAAGTCAATCTCTTTTAAAGGTAATAACCCCTGACAAGCACTTCCACCACTCTAAGCTAAAGTGTACCATATGCATCATGTTTCTTGCCATATCTTTGTTTCATAGGGTTATGAGATTCATGTAACGCCATCTGTGATGCCAGAGCCATCTCAAATGAAAGAAATCATAACCTGCTGCGGAGCACGTTTCCTTCCCAAAATGCCCTCTGCTCACAAGGTAGCCAAAATCAGTGAacgttaatctcctattaaaaagcacatattacatatcatcatcatttatcatCATTTCTCCCTCTGTCTATTCAGGAGCATGTTGTTGTGGTGTCATGTGAGCAGGACAGAGTACTTTGTGCGAAAGCAGTGGGTATGTCATTGCCCGTGGTCAGCACAGAGTTCCTATTGACTGGCATTCTGCAGCAGAGAGTTGACCTGCAGGCCTATTCTCTCACTTCCTCCCTCGACACGTCCAATCAGCCTCCAGCCCCCAAAAAAGCTGCTGCCAGGGGCCGTAGGAAGTAGCGACAGTGACTCAGGAAAGGACTTTCTGTGTAATTCATTTGTGACATTCGAAGATTTAAATTCATACAGCTGAAGTTGAATGAAATAATGTGCCAGTTTTATGAATACCGCAATGAAATAGATGAAGTGCTACGCTTGTAATCACACACCCGCAGTTTGCTGTGAATGTGATAGTGTGAGGTGGCTGTCAATGAATGACAAGTGTTAGTGATGGATAATTTAACTCCTTTCTGTATTTTTAGAGAAATCATTTAAGTAAACCCAATCAAAGTCTAAATAAAATAGATATTGTGCATTTTTGCAATACCCCTAGCCTTACAAAtgcagataaataaaaataaaatgaagatttAAGTCATCAAAATGATCTATTGCACATTTGTATTGGTGAGGGAGGGCGTTGGTCTGAAGTGATGGATCGATCTGAAGAACACCTTAAAGACCTTCACGTCGCTTCTGCAAAGGTTGgcggagtgtgtgagtgtgttcggATCCGCTGACACGCCCATAAGGGCTTGATTCGCCGGGCTTTACAGACCGCACTCGAGACGCTGCGAGATACCGGACGGATTCCTAAGGTGCATCTCCTAGTGCTTAAGTGATTTTCGAGGTGGAAAGGAAGCAGGAACGGACGAATAACGGATTTCCCCCTTTATCTCTGTCTTATCATTTGATGAGGATACTTGGAGGTAAGGTGAACACTGCAAAGGAGAGTATCTGTTTTGCGGCATGCAGGGATGTCACAAAATTAGCCGCTGGCTTTGGGTGGCAGGGCTTGAAGGGTTAAATTCTGCAGTTTCTGCTTCGTCTGGTACTTTTCCGATAGATGAAAGTTGCTGTTTTCTGTTGGACGCgaattaaatcatgtttattcGGAGACTGAGAAAGCCGTTTGTGTTTGCTGAAGAAGACATTTCCTGTCGTGTCTGCATAGCATCACATTAAAATGCCCTGTCAGCGttcagcatcctctattaacataTCAAGTGTTGACATTATAATGTGATTTTACGAAAAAATTAGGACTAAAAAAAGCAAATGTGTGAATTTGAGCTACCTGTCACGATGCGCTGCGacaatatttgttttcctaaAACGACAGTAATGTAACGTATATTTTATGGCATATTCAGCTCATTTTGCCGGTTCAGTTGGCCCGTTTCATTTCGTAATCCGTGCATTATATTAATCTGAACATGTGTGGGCGATCTTTCTCATCGTGTGACCGACAAAAAATGACTTTGACTGGCAAATAGTTTTATGATTGGGTGGAAAAGATTATAACAGAAGGTTTTAGTCAGAAATGGAGAGATGCGAGCGAGCGCGCGCTCCGGGGTAAGTCAATGCTGCCGCCGCCCCCGCCGCTCATAACACACGGACTGTGTCCCAAAACCCAGTCAGATGAGTCCCCAAGCTGTATTCCACCACAGTGATGCTTAAAATGGTGCCTAGGTAGGTACTGTAGCTCACTAGATGGTGAGACCGGTGCGAGTCATGATCTCATCGCCTTTCATGTCAGACATCAAACCCTTAACTACACCATCGCCTTTGAAATCGATCCTGTAGGCTTTAAAATGGATTATGATTCACAATATAGTCAAATAAGTCTGAAAGGAATGATGTGGAAGTAATTTCCAAATGCCCAGTCCTGGTCTCTCAGGACATGACCTGCTTATAACACCAATAACCACATATGAATTTGCACCCTTCTAAAGGTTTAGGTATGATTTCCCTGAGCTCCTATTGCTCTTGTTTTATTTACAGGACCGACTTCTGGTATAATTGACCAATATGTAATATTGTGGTTCATATGGGGTGATTTGATTTAAGCACCTATTCCTCTGTTGTATTGCACTCGAGAGAGAAGCATCTTATGTTGTGTGTTGCCCATGTTTTATGTATGCTGTTTCTTATAGGAGAGGCTTTGCTGTAAGAGGTGTCAtactgagacagagagagagagagaaagcatgtAAGTGGACCAGATGGCACTTTGTCCATATGAAACTAAAATAGCGCTGACGCATTTACATCAGCATGTGTGTCTCATTGTTTAGGCTCTGGAGACAGAAAATTGTATGTGCTTTTTTTGCGTTCTCCATTTTTTCAATAGAAAGTTCACATGTAATAGTTGGGCATCTGTGAAGAAGGCTGTTATGAAATCACTGAATGGCCTAAATGCACGTCTGCTGCTCTGGATGCTTGCCTTGCTGTCTAATGTCTGGCATGGCAAAGGatttttttctgtgtttgaaGTGCCGGCTTATTTCAGATTTAatgattgttaattgtatttcCACATTATAGATCATCACACATAATCCCTATATTACACACCACCTTTAATCAATTCAAAGTGAAGGATGATTTAAGTATTTAGTGTGAAGCATAATTTGTGTTTAAGGGTTATGAAAAATCTGagggaattaaaaaaaattgtgattactATCTTGCAAATGTAATGGAAATGAATTAGGATTGaacatttctgcagagaattattatttaatctttaaagctcaaaaataaaaaattgacatttaataaatgttctgTTTAGGGACATGTCCCTActggaaaatccagcttaaaccagcctaggttggttagctggttttagacgggttttggccatttccaggctggtttccagccattttcaacctgttcttagctggtcaggctgggagatgaccagccaaaaccagctatgtccagctcaaaccaggctggtcaagctggttttagctggatttagctggacATTTTTCAGCCTAACCAGCTAggaccaagctggaaatggccaaaacccatctaaaaccaggctggtcaaccagctaaaaccagccaaccagcctaggttggtttaagctggatttttcagcaggggtatgTTTATCACTGCCGCTCTACCAAACACTTGACCgtatttttactgtttaaaatgactgttaaagtcatttaaagaatgactgttttaaataatggtttacacaaaaagcattgttgttttacaaaaaaaaaaaatcaaacaaacataatcctgttgcactactacaattgatttcttgtttttttttctgtttgtttgtttttggtttttcttacaataaaaccaaaataatgttgagaatctgatttttttaatgtcatacttaaaaaataaaggtgatttattattcaaaaatgttttcttttgaaatttttttttttaataaattggtcttacatgtcatattttcagattttttaaagtatcgtattaattctggtactattaccataaaccaacatatcaaccatttggtagaggctgatattttagaaagtaGGGGATGTGTTggggaaaaaatgcattgagtgtgttaactagagACATCAGATGTTAAGAAATgcaattcaaacatttttttcttggtgggctAGTTAAAGGGTTAACCAAATAAAATGTTTGTGCTTGCACATATTTAtggagatagataaatagatagaaacCATTACGTAAGTGTAatacagctttttatttttatcatacaCTGCAtggtcttgtttattttttattttcacaaacagTAATGATTATTATACATGTTTATCATGATTTACAGAACACTAAAATGTTTCACTAATACAGAATTTTGTGTAACAGTTGTTTATACGgtacacaaaaatattttgtcaaacatTTAGAGCAAGACTCAACggtgtcactttattttgatggtctgttgaacacattttgttgaatttaagtttcattgcatctacatgccaactaattctcattagattataagttgactgtttggttggggttagtgcaagttgacatgtacttgcaaagagTACTAAacaaatcatacttaagtaaaagtaccattgctCAAAAATGCAGCACACGTAGTTtaaaagtgtctgttgtaaataGTACCTAAAGAATGAGTAAAAAATAGCCCTTTTAAAAggactcaagagtagtgagtattgagtATTATGATGTGAACGGCTCAtgtgtttacatgcaatttgtgtgtggatgtgtaaACGGAACATTTTGTAGTGCATTAGTAACTGTTTAAGGGTATTtagtgatttcagtcatcatagaGTAATCAGTGATATGCAGTATATAAAGTCTCTGGATCATTGCATataaagattttagacatcttcttgcacacttttaatgcttccaaatattTATGAAGCGCtaatgtcttgaggttgttcagtatgatgcggTTTACTTTGTATGTAGACAAGAAAAAAGTAGTgacaggttgaaggaaaatagtgaagTAAAAGTTCCAATACTGCTCTAAAAATGTACCCAAGGGAGgtgaaagtacacatttttaaaactacttagtaaattacaatttcttgagaaaaactactcaaattactgtattttagtatttgtaatttgttactttacaccactgtgtgTAATTAgttgttgaagaagcagtattagcagatattaagcagacaatctactaatactcaaatgagagttcgttggcatgtagttgcaatgcaatcttaagtcaacaaaatgtgcaatagggaccatcaaaataaagtcttacagAATCTTTATGATTTATGATATTTAAACACAAATTACAGTGGAGCAgcaaaatacaaatttacaatTTACATATTTCCAATTTACCAATTTCCTTTCAGAAAAGttcataataatttaaaatataatcaaatcatATTTACTCACAGACCTGTgcttataaaattatatatatatatatatatatatatatatatatatatatatatatatatatgtatatatatgtatatatatgtatatatatatatgtgtgtgtgtgtatatatatatatatatatatattagggatgtgcggagcagccggtatttgtatttgtatttgtatttgttgagggggaaaaagtatttgtatttgtatttgtattcgagtaaaattcaaaatggcgcagaaatatatattttttctattacacttctaatttacgttatagtgaaagtattgtttaattatacccattatataaattatagatatgcaatattggctgttgtttttgaacatgtgataagaaatgtcattgaaaagaaaataacatagaagccattatctccatggttaaaccaacaactaataaaataccattgtgaatattatgaaccccaccaccaccgttcttgtttaaggacactgaatagacagaataaaaacaaataatacttcaaaaaactgttcttcttctaaaagaacttttttccaatggacagaattccaaaaataagctaaataaatctaaataaaaccctgcctgggagatctggcagaacaaaagtattctatataatactaaaagatgcagccctgctattatcatctgccagccacaaaaaagacacaaagtttgtttgtttgtttgtttatttagagatatctgcaaatatttttcaatggaagtcaatggaggaatatgactagtctatcataatatatttgcagatatttccaatctgaattgtaattatgacaagtcaaaatataattagagatatctctaaatatatttatggatagtctcaacaaggtttaaatgctaaaacggcttgccatacgcacagtggagatttctctagttatatcgttacagtcgtttgatatgcagtgacatgcagtcaaatatttcgccaaacagtccttagggatgcggtgacacgcagtcagatattttaccggacagatccgccacttttggcgcgcataaacaatcataaagctctcgtgctgcaggaatgaggaggtctgctgaaggcgcgcagctgacgtgcagtgagaggtttgcgtctttaataaactacggcagtttgcgatcactgaacagtaagaatgattaataaatccatatgaaacagtcccttaacagtcacgtctcgctttcagtttcgggctttggcgcgttttgcactgagcgtgtgtctctctctctctctctctctctctctctctctctttctcactcactcactcactcactcacgcaggcatgcactgtggtctcatgaggaaacgctgctttttgatatatatatgaatatgtatgtgtgtgtgtgtatatatatatatatatatatatatatatatatatatatatatatatatatatgtatatatatatatatatatatatatatatatatatatatatatatgtatatatata
This sequence is a window from Danio rerio strain Tuebingen ecotype United States chromosome 16, GRCz12tu, whole genome shotgun sequence. Protein-coding genes within it:
- the mdc1 gene encoding mediator of DNA damage checkpoint protein 1 (The RefSeq protein has 24 substitutions, 1 non-frameshifting indel compared to this genomic sequence) is translated as MMDATQQIEDPFCEEEEEEEDKGDPKREQLATLKVFKNDHIPEAEFPLYVGENILGRDPAACSVLLPARSVSSLHAVISISVFHSSKRSDNGEAVEALIWDKGSLNGTRKGRLKLTPQVRYALTEGESVVLADVPCQYIGLDISKRDTLKTPEKGVCVKEKKESPVLPNSDSKLRKSVQNGLNDKEKTALPPVPLWSPEEEEPSICSPQSAHKQPEITLVPESDSDGESATDERKDFVSDSASSSNLSSSASSSFLTPAKKVIPESEDESSFTPSSASVNRFRRSESNCEPSSNSSKHGPLALNLDSGTDFEEEEMKTSKTEPLATPEVAARIEPVSLAEFHMDSDTDVEEEELETDNAGPEAQVAKKSVTSAGLRVDSDTDVEEEENNKTEPEAQIEQSPKVGPVSSGDLHLESDTDVEEEEEDKSKPDPVAQTETPRLAPVSSADLHIDSDTDVEEEESDASKAKPEAHNAVTLDKPAPSPGLHIDSDTDVEEDEEEKSKTKQKAEIIKSVASTDLHMDSDTDVEEEEPEASNAKPGDLDKSESSVGQCHMDSDTDVEDDNPVQVPQPIGKGIDVKPATSTPGTELNMDSDTDVDEENEDKEKTKDYLSNGGTDDEDPFKPVARKTVKVFKSQEASGGGDEGEQSEGSILKKQDQHSQAKASLEEPTQAFGHLEDDWDFIPTQAYGAASTSAVLKPKRLDLEATQAYGIETDREEEQEEPLSHIQPYTNLSTAETQLIPVAKPGDYAEEEDEETPNDSHLSTADTVIIASTPRREEQTQAFSLFTAQTQLVWEGEGKEVDQSEPTQLIEAESNDEMQEGENEEMIKQGMKTHGTGAVQNSKNSSSYLIIPETQPMCEDEEAIAADLSGDEFQKPSIRKQDKKYDTSHYDKNIPSSHVTLAETQPMCDDDELPGQDDVLSSVQTEKHVSSHIAIAETQPMFEEEEVQDDDLKTEASRRHTDKDEPVQYTEEASTSGFSISKTQPVCGENVRQELRSKTSSRRSCRGLSKKGKDVPLPDEAVSSPAITETQPICMEEKAPDDNLKGEVSSGSTRQQAGEFKSIELAETEPISDEQQAPGEDMPDAARPRRIDEDNSIEFQKPSISHFTIDETQPVVEENEGHEKMFSNKTASRRSCRGKAKKEEEVSQTAETAENQPIPEELIERAELNSEVKSRRSRRTRLIKEEKVPQPSDVVIGSVSTISKTLSVYEDETERDEDLSVIRSKRSCRGRQKDEGEPPKAAELNAGLTVVEAHHMFEENAQEEPSSRTSRRQGKDKAKEESVIPASSKVQVKSRKVQDGKRKRGKELSEDEVESEEEKIIRKGTRRTGLKQKCSEKEEEESVEERNVQEEKEKMKKEQVETERLQKEENERNEQEHEESERAETERQKLEQEQKEQLKREEDEKRQENERIQREKDEEREEKERLERKRNEQEEQRQKEEEGIQRDKEQKENEILQAEKEQLEKERQENEARAQKERDEGSLKKGQKNKQLDKNKSELEPPLLPPTRRSRRCSSSSLNSDQSATSQQEPTSQRGRGRGRGRGRGKQTTGEQPISARQSSRRGPAFEVADTEQDSSLTTRSRSRSSSRSSERSANSVQSSNQGTRGRGRARKSVNLPQPEEVSQTKPSERGRGRRGRTSGVENVDVGMSNELKQDAKMVEDNTAVSQTNSRGRKRTAITSTTAEEALSPTPKTPRRSLASQAHKVLFTGLTDESGERVVSRLGGTLAKGVNDMTHLVTDKARRTVKFLCAVARGVPIVTPDWLKKCGKAGHFISADDYILKDIEQEKKFDFCLEKSLQTAQSQSLLKGYEIHVTPSVMPEPSQMKEIITCCGARFLPKMPSAHKEHVVVVSCEQDRVLCAKAVGMSLPVVSTEFLLTGILQQRVDLQAYSLTSSLDTSNQPPAPKKAAARGRRK